The following proteins come from a genomic window of Dethiosulfovibrio salsuginis:
- a CDS encoding molybdopterin-binding protein, with protein MKTKTIPTEQSLGLALSHDLTLISPSEGFKGPKFKKGHVIEEKDLPVLRSMGRENLTVLELEEDEVHEDDAALRLAKAITGGNLEVRGPGEGKCSLIARCDGLLDLDPDSINLINQDRHWIVATLSNHIPVKKGENVASFRVLPLAVKEAQVKRAQELARPISILPYDPKKVALVTTGREIAEGRIKDVFRPMLEDKIAPYGGSLVHYSIVTDEREAIGEAIEEAIGSGSNLVVCTGGMSVDADDVTSSAIADKTDKVVIKGVPLLPGCHFMLATKGPVTVLGVPGGAVFEPLTSLDIVLPRIFAGKHPDDDQVRSWGVGGLCRHCPVCNFPCCSFASR; from the coding sequence ACCATACCGACAGAGCAGTCTCTGGGGCTAGCCCTGTCCCACGACCTGACCCTCATATCCCCATCGGAGGGATTCAAAGGTCCCAAGTTTAAAAAAGGCCACGTGATCGAGGAAAAGGACCTGCCGGTCCTTAGGTCCATGGGAAGGGAGAACCTTACGGTCCTCGAGCTGGAGGAAGACGAGGTCCACGAGGACGACGCCGCCTTAAGGCTGGCTAAGGCCATAACCGGAGGCAACCTGGAGGTCCGAGGCCCTGGAGAGGGCAAGTGCTCCCTGATAGCCCGCTGCGACGGCCTCCTGGACCTTGACCCCGACTCGATAAACCTGATAAACCAGGATCGACACTGGATAGTGGCAACATTATCAAACCATATCCCCGTAAAAAAGGGAGAGAACGTGGCTTCCTTCAGGGTGTTGCCTTTAGCGGTAAAAGAGGCACAGGTGAAAAGGGCGCAGGAGCTGGCTAGGCCCATATCTATACTGCCCTACGACCCCAAAAAGGTGGCCCTGGTTACCACCGGGCGGGAAATTGCGGAAGGCAGGATAAAAGACGTCTTTCGTCCTATGCTGGAGGACAAGATAGCCCCCTACGGCGGCTCCTTAGTCCATTACTCGATCGTAACCGACGAAAGGGAAGCCATAGGAGAGGCTATAGAAGAGGCCATAGGCTCAGGATCGAATCTGGTGGTGTGTACCGGAGGGATGAGCGTAGACGCCGACGACGTCACCTCCTCGGCTATAGCGGATAAAACCGATAAGGTTGTCATCAAAGGGGTTCCCCTCCTTCCGGGATGCCATTTTATGCTGGCCACAAAGGGCCCTGTAACCGTCCTCGGGGTCCCAGGGGGAGCGGTGTTTGAGCCGCTGACGTCACTGGACATAGTGCTTCCCAGGATATTCGCCGGGAAACACCCCGACGACGACCAAGTCAGAAGCTGGGGGGTAGGTGGACTCTGCCGCCACTGTCCGGTATGTAACTTCCCCTGCTGTAGCTTTGCCTCAAGGTAA
- a CDS encoding Fur family transcriptional regulator, giving the protein MDEAENLRQAGVRATACRVAVLKELSDREAPVAHRDLECAQSLQEFDRVTLYRALSTLEEKGLAHRILGSDGTWRYCAHDPNQTGCPGNHGHMECSVCGEMICLINQPIPNLEIPEGWAIAGKQLLAYGTCPKCSDRKERI; this is encoded by the coding sequence ATGGACGAGGCGGAAAACCTGCGACAGGCCGGCGTTCGGGCCACCGCCTGCCGGGTGGCGGTGCTGAAGGAGCTCTCCGACAGGGAGGCCCCGGTGGCCCATAGAGACCTGGAGTGTGCCCAGTCGCTGCAGGAGTTCGACAGGGTCACCTTATACCGAGCCCTCTCAACCTTGGAGGAAAAGGGCCTGGCCCACCGAATTCTGGGGAGCGACGGAACCTGGAGATACTGCGCCCACGACCCCAACCAGACCGGATGTCCAGGCAACCACGGCCATATGGAATGCTCGGTCTGTGGAGAGATGATATGCCTGATCAACCAGCCTATACCGAATCTAGAGATCCCCGAGGGCTGGGCTATCGCAGGAAAACAGCTCCTGGCCTACGGTACCTGCCCAAAATGCTCTGATAGAAAGGAACGGATTTAA
- a CDS encoding Rossmann-like domain-containing protein, with product MGILYSSIELISHKLKEAEVPMETSVTSRALGLEESLGEPSPYKDFALQRGVEKLMDVEIEGHHGQSFTSSPCNWVGTVGEILSMDIEDDRARALSIGAINSLASLLGLSSKTVHCKDREPELCGKEIARWAEENTSSEDIVGVVGYQPAILSNLARTLGPERVRVLDLNPANIGQVRYDVTVWDGDRDLETMANQASICLATGSSLSNGTADSLLETFRSRGKELTFFGTTISGPAALLGLKHICPRSC from the coding sequence ATGGGTATACTATACTCCTCTATCGAACTGATATCACACAAGCTAAAGGAAGCGGAGGTCCCTATGGAAACCTCGGTTACCTCAAGGGCCCTGGGGCTGGAGGAATCCCTAGGGGAACCCTCGCCATATAAGGACTTCGCCCTTCAAAGGGGAGTGGAAAAACTCATGGACGTGGAGATAGAGGGCCATCACGGCCAGTCCTTCACGTCCTCCCCTTGCAACTGGGTAGGGACAGTAGGAGAAATCCTCTCAATGGACATAGAGGACGACAGAGCCAGGGCCCTGTCTATAGGGGCTATAAACTCCCTGGCCTCTCTTTTGGGGCTCAGCTCAAAAACCGTACACTGCAAGGACCGAGAACCGGAGCTCTGCGGAAAGGAAATCGCCCGATGGGCAGAGGAAAACACTTCCTCCGAGGACATAGTCGGAGTAGTCGGATATCAGCCGGCGATCCTCAGCAACCTGGCACGAACCTTAGGCCCTGAGAGGGTGAGGGTACTGGACCTAAACCCCGCCAATATAGGCCAGGTACGATACGACGTCACAGTATGGGACGGAGACAGAGACCTGGAGACCATGGCGAATCAGGCCTCTATATGTCTCGCCACCGGATCGTCCCTGTCCAACGGAACCGCCGACTCCCTTTTAGAGACCTTCCGATCCAGAGGAAAAGAACTCACCTTTTTCGGAACCACCATATCGGGACCGGCGGCACTCCTTGGACTAAAGCACATATGCCCCAGGTCATGTTAA
- a CDS encoding DVU_1551 family NTP transferase has translation MLKTGAIVPAAGLASRMGECKATMEIEGKPALTWIVTSLRESGIDDVTVVTGHWRDQVEPLARALNCSTVHNPEYMDGMFSSAKKGIKSIPQEWDRFFFLPVDVPLVRPSTLSRLTEEEGSLVYPRFMGKRGHPPLIHRSLIDRILSWDGGMGLRGALESLEPLACDVTVIDQGIDLDMDRPKDHRYISSLATRRDLPTDMEIKALEELAGTPENVLRHEMRVTQTAIDIASLLEERGFRMDKDLLRAAALLHDLCRTEKKHGLAGAELLRNQGFFSVARLVATHMDHPYDGTLDEGTVLYLADKLTCNDGLCSIDQRLAGMMAKFKGDEKAQEGAVRRLKKAQTILDHLSDILGRNAMEALR, from the coding sequence ATGTTAAAAACCGGAGCTATAGTTCCGGCGGCGGGCCTCGCCTCACGGATGGGAGAATGCAAGGCCACTATGGAGATAGAGGGAAAGCCAGCGCTGACCTGGATCGTCACGTCCCTCAGGGAATCGGGCATAGACGATGTAACGGTGGTGACAGGACACTGGAGGGATCAGGTCGAACCTCTGGCAAGGGCCCTGAACTGCTCCACCGTCCACAATCCTGAATACATGGACGGAATGTTCTCGTCGGCTAAAAAAGGCATCAAATCGATCCCCCAGGAGTGGGATCGGTTTTTCTTCCTGCCCGTGGACGTGCCGCTGGTCAGGCCCTCCACCCTCTCCAGACTGACCGAGGAGGAAGGTTCTTTGGTGTACCCTCGGTTTATGGGAAAAAGAGGACATCCACCGCTGATCCACCGGTCTCTCATAGACCGTATACTGAGCTGGGACGGAGGGATGGGGCTCAGGGGGGCCCTTGAGAGCCTGGAGCCCCTGGCCTGTGATGTCACGGTGATAGACCAGGGGATCGACCTGGACATGGACAGGCCCAAAGACCACCGATATATATCCTCCCTGGCGACCAGGAGGGATCTGCCTACAGATATGGAGATAAAGGCCCTGGAGGAACTGGCGGGGACGCCGGAAAACGTCCTGAGACACGAGATGAGGGTGACCCAGACCGCCATAGATATAGCCTCTCTCCTTGAGGAAAGGGGCTTCAGAATGGACAAAGACCTCCTCCGGGCCGCCGCCCTTCTCCACGACCTCTGTAGGACGGAGAAAAAACACGGCCTGGCGGGGGCGGAGTTGCTGAGGAATCAGGGTTTCTTCTCCGTAGCCAGACTCGTGGCCACCCATATGGATCACCCCTACGACGGCACATTGGACGAAGGCACAGTTCTCTATCTGGCGGACAAGCTCACCTGCAACGACGGACTTTGCTCTATAGACCAACGGCTTGCGGGAATGATGGCCAAGTTCAAAGGCGACGAAAAGGCACAGGAAGGGGCGGTAAGGAGGCTTAAAAAGGCCCAGACCATCCTGGATCACCTGTCGGATATACTGGGCCGTAACGCCATGGAGGCCCTTCGATGA